The DNA region TCCTTCCGTTTCTGGTGACCGCGCTGGTGGCGCGCACCCTTCTTCTTTACGGCATGGCCGCTCCGGCGGAACAACATGCACTGGCGCGTGATATTGTCCTTGCGGTCGTCGTCTGGCTAGCTTCCGTCACCTTCCTCGATCTGGTCTTGCGCCCCGGTATTCCGCACCTTCGTCTCGTCGCACTGAACGAACAAGGGGCCCGGCGTGCCTTTTGCTGGGGTGCGGCGCTCCTCGCCTTTGCCCAATTTCAGGCAGCGTTACTCGAGACCATGGCTCTGGCTGGAATGCCCGTGTCATCGCTGACCCTGATGGCAGGCCTTGCGGCAACGACGCTTCTGGTTTTCGTGTTGCGCCTGCTGAGACGGCTGGGCCATGACGGGCTGCTGCCGCTCCTGCAGTTTGGCCTCGGCTGGGTCGCAATTCTCGGGGTTCTCCTTTGGATCGCCGGCTGGGTGATGCAGAACATGACGCTGTTCCAAGGCATGAAGGGACTGATCGTCGGCATCCTGATCGCACTGGCTTTCGACCGCTCGATCGCGCTCAGTATCATCCTGTCCCGCCGCCCGACGGTGATGCGGCTGTTGTTCGTCATCCGGGTTGTGGTGGACGCCGTCGTAATCGCTGTCATCCTGCGCGTGGTGGCCGGTTACTGGCTGGTCGGCAGTCTGTCCCTGGTCGATCCGGCACAATGGCCTGAATATTCCAGACGTCTCAACTTTGCCCTTGTCCTTCTTGTCTTTGCAGCGGGGCTTGCCGCACTCATTCACGCGATCATCGAAGCCCGCATCATGCCCCAGGAGGCACTCGGCTCTCTGGAAGACCAAGAGCTGCGCCAGGCGCGGGTTTCGACCGTCCTGCCGATCATCCGGTTCTCCCTTCTAGTGCTCATCGGCGGTGTCTTCTCGCTCGTTGCACTCTCCGCGCTCGGCATCGACACGACGCCGTTGATGGCAGGTGCAGGCATTCTGGGTCTCGCCGTCAGCCTGGGTTCGCAGGCCCTTGTCAAGGACGTGATTTCCGGCGTCTTCTGGATGCTGGACGATGCCTTCCGTCTTGGCGAAGACGTCGAGATCGACGGCAAGCCCGGTCGGATCGAACGCATCCAGATCCGCAGCCTGCGGCTGCGCGGCGGCGATGGTCGTCTTCACAGCATTCCCTATGGCCAGATCGAAGTCGTTGCCAGCCGCAGCCGAAGTTTGGCAACAGCCAGGATCACGATCAGGCTCAGTGAAAGCCCGAGCACCTCGCAGCAGGATCGTCTTCTTCGGCTGGTGGGATCGACGCTTCGCAGCGAACCTGCCATTCATACGGCGATTGTCGGCAAGATAGTGCTTTGCGAAGTTGTGAACGGTGCAGAGGCGCACGAGCTCGGTCTTAGCTTCAATCTATTGCGCGCTTCTGCGCCCGGGGTCCTCTCGCTCATCCCACCCCTCCTCCTTGAGGTCCTTCAGTCCACCAACTTTGCGCTGGCAGGGCGCACGGTCGACGTTCGTATGGTGGATACGCAGCCCAGCGAGGAGACGGCACTGCAAATAGCAGCGTCTACGCCATGATCATGGGATGGCGCCATGACGCGACCTGAACCAGGGTGCGCTCCACAATCGCACGGCGTCCGGCCGGATGCGCTTGAACTGGAGCAACGGAGTGCCCGTCTTGACGGCTGATCTTAGGGAAGCAAAGCAAGGGATTGCCAGCGGCATTGTGGTCCTGGCGCTCGTCCTTGCCGGGTGCTCTCCTGCAGATATGGGGCTATTGCAGCCGGTCCCTGCCGTTGATGCGCAAGCGCGGCAGCTGTCCATGCTGGCGGTCACGACGCGCAAGCCAGAAACCGACAAGAAGGGCTTTCTCTTCGGACACGAACGCGACAGCGCCGTGCACGTCGTTCGGTTGACGATGTCGATGCCGAAAGTTCGCAAGGCGGGCACTCTGCCGGTATCGGCCCGCGATCCCGATCCGAAAACGGAGATCACCCTCGTCACGGCGACACCGCTCACTTATGCCGCGTTCAAGGCCGAAGCGGCCTCACCCGTCGATCCTGCGCAAAAGACGACGCGCGCCATGATCTTTACCCATGGCTTCAATACCCGCTTCGATCAGGCCGCCGTTCGTTATGCGCAGATCATCGAGGATACTCACTTCGACGGTCGACCCATCCTGTTCAGCTGGCCCTCGGAGGGCAGTCCGACCGGCTATGGCTACGACAAGGATTCGGCCAATTACAGCCGCGATGCCTTGCAACAGCTGATCGATGGACTGGCTGAGGAAAAGAGCCTCGAGCGCATCGATATCTTCGCCCACTCCATGGGGACCTGGCTGACGATGGAGACGTTGCGCCAGATGGCGTTGTCGAAGGACAAGGCGGCGCTGGACCGGATCGGGACCATCATCCTGGCGGCTCCCGACATCGATTTCGATGTTTTCCGCACCCAAGTGAGCCAGCTCGGCCCGCTCGCCGGCCGCATCAAGGTCTATGTCTCGGCCGATGACCGCGCGCTGCAGCTGTCGCGCCGCCTTTTCGGCGGCAAGATCCGCGCCGGTGAGACGACCGATCTCGCCCAGTTCCGTGCACTTGGCATCGAAGCCTACGACATTTCCCAGGTGAAGGGCGGTTTCGGCAAGAACCACGGAAAGGCCTTCGGCGACGGCCAGACCATCGCCGGCATCGGTCGCACCCTGTCCAATCGCCCGGGTCCGATCACAACCGGCCTGCAGACACTCGTCGTCGCCGTGCCCAGGCTCGACGATGCCCTTCTGGCTGCGACCGACCAGAGCAGATTCTGAAACGCAAACCCCGTCTGACCAAGAGGAGAATTTCATGAAAACCCGCAACCTGATCCCCGCCGTCCTGTCTCTGTCCCTCTTCATGCCGCTTGCCGCCGAGGCGCAGCAGGAAGCCTTCATGGCGGCCGACAAGAACGGCGACACGCAGCTCGATTCCAGCGAGTTCAAGACCTTCATCGACGCACTGGCGGCTGCCGGCAAACCCATGGCCGTGAAGATCAAGGGGGCGGGACGTTATGGCATGGCCTTCGGCCGGATCGACAAGGACAAGGACGGCATACTGACGCCGACGGAACTTTCCGCGCTGAAGTGAGCCGTGCACACAGGACCTGCCTGGAGAGCCCATCATGAACCGCCTGATCGCCACATTCGCACTTGTGGCCTCCCTCATCCTTTCGACCTGCATGGCGCAGGCCGAAGAGGCGAAGCGCAAGGTCGTGGTCGAAACGCCCGAGAGTGTCGACATCACCCGATATCTGCAATCGACCGGATCGTTCAGCGCGGTCAACGCGGTCGACCTGGTCGCCCGCGTCTCGGGCACGCTTCAGGAGGTCCGATTCCGCGACGGGGATTTCGTCCGCAAGGGGGAGACGATTTTCGTCATCGAGCCGGAGCCCTATCGGATCAGCCTTCTGACGGCTGAGGCGGATCTGAAGCAGCAGCAGGCGAACCTCGAACAGGCGCAAGCGAATGCCGCCCGACAGGAAACCCTCTCGGCGCGGCAGGTCGTCTCCGAAAGCACACGGGAAAGCGCCGACACCCAGAAGCGGGTGGCCGAGGCACAGCTGACGGCGGCGGAGGCGAGGCTGCGCTCTGCCGCTCTCAACCTTTCCTATACCGAGGTGAAGGCTCCGTTCGACGGTATCTTGGGCGCGCGCTCGACGGATCCCGGCGCCTATGTCAATGCCGCCGCTGCACCGAGCCTGGCAACCTTGATCCAGCCCGACCCGCTTCATCTGAATTTTTCCGCCACGGAGCAGGAGGTCATCCTGATCCGCAAGGCGCTTGCCGGCCGCAAGATCAGCCCCAGCGAAGGCAATCCGATCCGGGTGGAAGCCGCTCTCTCCGAAGGCGGCGGATACGGCTATGCCGGAACGCTCGACTATATCGCGCCTGAGATCGACCGAGCAACGGGCACGCTCGGCCTTCGGGCGGTCTTTCCGAATTCGGACCGCTTCCTGTCCTCCGGCATGTTTGCAAGAGTGCGCATCCCTCTCGATACGCGCCGCGTGGTGACCGTTGCCGAAATGGCGATCACCAGCCTGCAGGGCACGCACAGTGTCCTCGTGGTGGACGATAAGGGCGTCGTCCAGCAGCGCAAGGTGACGCTCGGCGACAAAACGCCGGAGGGACGGCGCGAGGTTCTCTCCGGGATCGGCGAGGCGGACCGCGTCGTCACGCTCGGTCTCGGCGGCCTGCGTCCAGGACAGGCGGTCGAGATCGTCGACCAGATCTGACACTTCCCCATTCGTCTGACAGGGAGCCCCCAATGGCCCGGCTTTTCATCGATCGCCCGGTTCTGGCGAATGTGATCGCCATCCTGACGATCATCCTGGGGCTGGTGGCCCTCATGCGCCTGCCGGTCGCACAATATCCTGATGTCGTCCCGCCATCGATCCAGGTGACCGCGCGTTATCCCGGCGCCAATGCGGAAACCATCGTTCAGGATGTCGCGCTTCCCATCGAAAGCCGCGTCAACGGGGTCGAAGGCATGCTCTACATGCAGTCGACCGCGACCAGCGATGGTGCCTATACGCTGACCGTCACATTTGCGATCGGCACCGACCCGGACGAGGCACAGATCCTGGTGCAAAACCGCGTGGCCGGGGCCGTGCCGCTTCTGCCGGATGCCGTCCAGTCGCAGGGCGTCCAGACCGCAAAACGCTCGACCTCGATCCTGGCCATCGTCGCGCTCACCTCCGACAATCCCGATCACGACAGCCTGTTCATGGCGAATTACGGCACGATCAGCCTGGTGGACGAGATCGCCCGCGTGCCCGGGATCGGCGCCGTCAACGTCTTCGGCGCGGGCAGTTATGCTGTCCGCATCTGGATGGATCCGCAGAAGATGGCCGCCCGTGGCCTGGTGCCCTCCGACGTGATGTCGGCCATCCGCCAGCAGAGCCGGACCTCGTCTGCCGGACAGCTGGCGCTGCCGCCCGTGCCGGCCGGGCAGGAGTTTCAGTACACACTGAAGCTTGCCTCCAAGCTCGAAGACGTCGGTGATTTCTCCGGCATCATACTCAAGGTGGGCGACAACGGGGAGATCGTCCGGCTCGCCGATGTGGCGCGCGTGGAACTCGGCGCACAACAATACAGCCAGCAGTTCGCCATCGACGGCAAGCCTGCGGCGGGCCTTGCCCTGTTCCTTCTGCCGGATGCCAACGCGCTGGAGACGATCGCCGCCGTCAAGGCGCGCATGGCCGAGCTTTCGGCTCAGTTTCCGCAGGGCCTTACCTATTCCGTGCCCTTCGACACGACGCTCTTCGTCTCTGCCGCAATCGGCGACGTGTACCATACGCTGATCGAAGCCGCGGTGCTGGTGCTCCTGGTCATTCTGCTCTTCCTGCAGAACTGGCGCGCCACCCTGGTGCCGGCGACGACGGTCCCGGTCACCATCATCGGCGCTTTCGCGGCTCTCGCGCTGTTCGGCTTCTCCATCAACCTTTCCACGCTGTTCGCCATCATCCTTGCGATCGGCATCGTCGTCGATGACGCGATCGTCGTGGTCGAAGCGGCCGCCAAGCATATCGAAACAGGCGTGGCCCCGCGGGAGGCGGCCGCACGCGCCATGGACGAACTCTTCGGCCCGATCATCGGCATCACGCTCGTGCTGCTCGCCGTTTTCCTGCCGGCCTCCTTCCTGCCGGGTCTCAGCGGCGAGATGTACCGGCAGTTCTCGCTGGTGATCGCCGCGACGGCGCTGATCAGCGCCGTCAATGCGGTGACGTTGAAGCCGACCCAATGTGCCCTGTGGCTGAAGCCGCATGCGGAGGGACGGCGAAAGAACCTCCTCTATCGCGGTTTCGACCTTCTCTATGGCGGACTGGAGCGCCTCTATGTCCGTCTGATCCGCCGGATGCTGGACTTCAGCCTCATCCTCTCCGTTCTGGCGCTGCTGCTGGCCGGCCTTGCGGTAGCCTTACTCGCCCGCGTCCCGACCGCTTTCCTCCCGATCGAGGACCAGGGCTATTTTCTGGTGTCCGTCCAGCTTCCGGAAGGGGCATCGCTGGAGCGGACGTCGGCGGCGCTCGAGGATGTGCGGCGGCGCGTCGAGGACATGGAGGCGGTCGACACCGTGGTTGCGATCAGCGGACTGTCTGCCCTGAACGGCAATGCGAGTCTCGCCAATGCTGGCGTGGCCTATGTCATTTTGAAAGACTGGAGCGTGAGAGCCGAAGGCGAGGATTTGCTGTCGCTCTACACCGCCCTTCGCGAGCGGCTGGGCAACCTTCCCGATGGCCAGGCGCTCGTCCTGCCGCCCCCGCCGATCCAGGGGATCGGCAATGCCGCCGGTTTTGCCCTGCAGATCCAGTCGCGGGATGGCAACTTCGACTACGAGCGTCTTGCCGAAGTCGGGGCGAGCGTTGCGCGGATCGCAGCCGGCGATCAGACCTTTCGCGAGGCCTTTAGTCCCTTCCGGGCGGATGCGCCGCAATATGCGGTGCTGATCGACCGCGTGAAGGCGCATAGCCGGAACGTCGATGTCGGTCAGGCCTATGATACCGTCGGCCAGTATATCGGCTCCTCCTATGCCGGTCAGATCAATCTGTTCGGACGCGTCTTCCAGGTCTATGTGCAGGCGGATGCGGAGCGGCGCATCACCGTCTCCGATCTCGAACAGCTGCGGCTGCGGAGCTCGACCGGGCAGATGGTGCCACTCGGCGCCATCGCCGAGGTTCAGGCCGTGACCGGTCCCGCCCTGATCAGCCTCTACAACCTCTATCCCTCCGCGCAGATCATCGGCTCGCAGGCCACCGGCTTCTCGACCGGGCAGGCGCTCGACCGGCTGGACGAGATCACTCAGGACTTGCTACCGGACGGCTATTCGAAGGAATGGACGGCGGTATCCTACCAGGAGCGCGTGCTGGGCGGGCAGATCTATCTCGTCTATGCGCTGAGCCTGCTGCTCGTCTACATCGTGCTCGCCGGCCAATATGAAAGCTGGTGGGCGCCGGTCGGCATCATTGCCACAGTGCCGCTCGCGCTGATCGGCACCGCGCTGACCTTGCTGGCCGTGAATGCCTCGGTCAACCTCTATACGCAGATCGGCCTCGTCCTGCTGATCGCGCTGTCCGCCAAAAATGCGATCCTGATCGTCGAGACTGGACGTCACCTTCGGTTCAAGGAGGGACGGAGCATTGTCGAAGCGGCGCTCGAAGCGGCGGGATCGCGTTTCCGCCCGATCCTGATGACATCGATCGCCTTCATTCTCGGCGTGGTGCCGCTGGTGCTGCAGACCGGCGCCGGAGCCAGCGCCCAGAAGTCGATCGGCATTGCCGTCCTCACCGGCATGCTGGGTTCCACCTGCCTGACCGTCGTCTTCGTGCCGCCCTTCTTCGTCGTCCTGCAACGAATCGAAGAATTTTTCCGAAAGAAGCCGATGATGGTGAAGACGTGACGGCGGTTTCTGTCAGCTGTTGAGAGGCTTAAAGCGCGTGCGGCGCGCAGCGGCAGAAGCGATGATATCCTTGTCCGACATGAGCCAGTGGGCCGTCGGCCAGCGTCTTGCAGAGGTCGGCGCCCGTCGCGACCAATGATTCTGGCTGGCTCCATTCCGCCGATTCGGCGATCGCCATTTCCAGGGAAACACCATCATGACGGGCTTCGAGCGGAGCTGCTCCCAATGCGGTGAAGGCAGGTAGCGTTTCGGTGACATTTGTCCTGGTTCCGGCGATCCGTTGATCATGCAGCCCGTTTCGCTTCGCCGCATACGCTCCTGGCGGGTCTGCGGCAGGTCAGCATAGGTAAGAAGGGCATCAGCCAAGACGCCTCCTAGCTGTCCAGGCCGATCACCTTTTCCAGCTTCTCCCAGGTATCGTCCATCGCATAGGCGGCGAGAAACGGCAGGTTGATATGGCCGTAGAGGGGCGAGAGCTGCCATTCGGCCTCTTCCTCGTCGACGCCCGCCACCTGCTGGAGGAAGATGACCGAGGCAAGTCCGGTGCGGTCGGCGCCTGACATGCAATGGACGAGGATCGGCTGTTCGGCGCTCTTCAAAAGCGCCAGCAATTGCTGCGTTTTTTCCGGCGTCAGATCCTTGCGCGCGGACATGCCGAAATCGATATGCGTGGCGCCATGGGCCGCTGTCGCTGCGACCTCGTCGTCATACCAGCCTTTGCCGACACCTTCGCCGCGCAGGTTGATCACGGTCTTGATGCCGTAGCGGTCGATCTCCTCGCCGAGCCGCACGCCCGAGAGCTGGGCGGACCGATAGAACCGACCGGGAACGACCTCGTGAAAATTACCGGACAGGATGAGAATGCCGACATAGGCGCCGAAGAGCGCGGCCAAAGAGACAATCGAAAGGCCGGTGCGAAACACAACCCTGCGCCAGCGCGACCGATCCCGCACAGATCGGTCGGCAGTTTGGCCAGTATCGTCAAGCCCGCCCATCAACATCCTCATCATCCCGACAGCCTTGTTCGAAATCGGCCATGGAACTCAATTCAGACCTTTCGATGACGCCAAAAGCCGCCCTCTGTCTTGCATCGCCAAATGTGCTTCACCAGTTGCAGCCAGCGGAGCAGACGCGACAGCCCAAATACAACAGCACTATATTCCCTTGCGACATCTGATGAGTTTTCACACCCGCATCAGGAGGCTCGTCTATGCCGCGATGACAAAAGGGCAGCCGCGCTGCTTTCGGCGTCACAACAGCCCGAGTTCCGCCAGCTCCCGTTTCAGGTCATCGGGCATGTCCTCGATATTGGCGCCCGAGGCCGCAAGATCGCGCGGGGCGGCATCCGCATCGAGATAACGCCACCCCTGGAATGGACGGCGCGGCGCGGGGGCGACTTCGATGACCTCGGGTCCCAGGATCAGCTCGCAACGGGATATCCCGTCGCCACCTGTGAAGGTCTTGATGTCCAGGAGTTTTTGCCGGGCCGAGAGCTGACCCTTGATGATCCAGTAGAGCGAGCCGCCGTCGAGCAGTTCTTCCATGCGCTTCGGAACCATGCGGGTGACATGCGAAGAATGCGGCTCCAGCCCCGCCGCGACCGCCACGAGGCAGCGTTCGGCGACCCAGTCCCGCAGGTCGTCAATGGTGTCGGCTCCGACGCAGAGTTTTAGGAGATGGAGTGCCATGCTCTCCGGGATAGCGGGTCTGACCTCAGGGTCAAGGGCAAGGGTGTCGCAGGGGGGCGGTGCTCAACAGTTTCGGTGATTTCTCGACACGGCGTCATCCTCGGGTTTGTCCCGCGGATGACGCCGTAGATGGTATCACGACAGGAGCAAAGCCCCTGCCCGCTTCAACATTCGACAACGTTGACGGCGAGGCCGCCGAGCGAGGTTTCCTTGTATTTCTCGTTCATGTCGTTGCCGGTTTGACGCATGGTTTCGATCGCGGCATCAAGCGGCACAAAATGGACGCCGTCACCCTTGAGCGCCAGTGATGCGGCGGTGACGGCTTTCACGGCACCGAGCGCGTTGCGTTCGATGCACGGGACCTGGACGAGACCCGCGACAGGATCGCAGGTCATGCCTAGATGATGTTCAAGTGCGATCTCGGCGGCGTTTTCGATCTGCTCAGGGGTACCGCCCATGACGGCGGCGAGACCGGCGGCAGCCATGGCCGAGGCTGAACCGACTTCGCCCTGACAGCCGACTTCGGCGCCCGAGATCGATGCATTGTGTTTGATGATCCCGCCGATGGCAGCTGCCGTCAGCAGATAATCGCGAATGCCGTCCTGATCCGCGTCGGGATGGAAATGCAGGTAATAGCGGATGGTCGCCGGAACGACGCCGGCTGCCCCATTGGTTGGCGAGGTGACGACGCGGCCACCGGCCGCATTCTCCTCGTTGACCGCCATGGCATAGACCGACAGCCAGTCATTGGCGAGAACCGGGTTCAGGCGGTTGGAGCGCCACTCCTCCTGCAGCTTGTCGTGGATCGATTTGGCGCGCCGGCGAACTTTCAGGCCACCCGGCAGCTGCCCGTCCTGTCGCAAACCGCGATCGATGCAGCTGAGCATTGCATCCCAGATCCGGTCGAGCCCGGCATCAAGATCCTCGCGCGAGCGCACCACTTCCTCGTTGGCCCGCTTCATCTGCGCGATGGTGAGCCCGGAGGATGCGGCCATAGCCAGCATTTCCTTGGCCGAGGCAAAGGGATAAGGCACCTTCTGGCTCGAGGCCTGCTTCTTCTGCTTTTGCAGGGCAAGAAGCTCGGTATCGGTGACGACAAAACCGCCGCCGATCGAATAATAGATCTGGGTCAGCAGAACGCGGCCGTCCTTGTCGAGTGCCGACAGCCGCATGCCGTTGGCGTGGCCCGAAAGCGGCGTCTTCTTATCGTAGACGAGATCGTCCTTCGGCTGGAAATAATAGGAGGGATGCCCGGGGGGCGTGACGCGGCCTGTGCGCTCGACCTCGGCGATAATGCCCTCCATGCGATCCGGATCAATACTGTCAGGCGCCTCCCCCATCAGCCCGATGATCACGGCATTGCCGGTGCCATGGCCGATGCCGGTATAGGCGAGCGAACCGTGCAGACTGGCCTTGAGCGCCGCGACATGGGCGCCGGCCGGGCGAGGCCACTGGTCTGAAAGGATGAGGTCGAGAAACCGGTTGGCCGCCGTCATCGGACCCATAGTGTGGGAACTCGAGGGGCCGACGCCGATCTTGAACACGTCGAAAACCGAAAGAAACATGAGGCTCCTCGCATGCAGTCATCAAAGCGTAAACGCTAAAGCATCGCCTGTCACGAATGCGCCTTGCAATCGACATCGGCTTTCATGGCCGCGACATGACGGAGATGGTGTTCGGGAGCCTGAAAAGCAAACAGCGCGGTCGAGACGACCGCGCTGTTTGGAATGCTGCATGTGAAGTGTCAGATGCTGCCGAACAGATAAGCCAGGCAAAGGACGCCGGCGAAACCCATGAGAGCGCGAAATGTGACACCCCAACACGACTTCTGGAAACTGCTTTCCATGGAAACTCCAGATGAAGTCACTTGGTGATTAAAGCCGTCCCCCGACCGCTTTATGGACCCTCATGTATTAAAACCCGGCCCGTTTCGCAACTGCAAAAATGGCAAAAGCATGGCGCATTTTGCGCTGCAGGCATGCGTTGCGTGCATGGATATGTGAAATTACAATGTGATAGCCAGGGCGATCGTTAACAACATCCGCCTGATGGCCGCCCCAATTCGGGCCAAAATCTTGAAACTGGTTAATTGCCATTGTGGAGAACCGCGGGCGCGGGATAATTCCGCGAGCCAGAAGGGGGAATCGTTTGATGCTCGTCGCCGATTATGCTGCTCTCGCGCTGTTCGTGCTGCTCTGGGTTGCCTATGCCTGGATCACCGGCAGCCGCCGCATCCTGTCTCGCACCAGCCTGACCAAGGCCATGGCCGAACGGCGCCGGGACTGGATCCTGAATTCGCTTAACCGCGACCTGAAGATGATCGACACTCAGATCATGGGCGGATTGCAGAACGGGACGGCCTTTTTTGCTTCGACCACCATCTTTGCGATTGGCGGCTGCTTTGCCCTGTTGGGCGCGACCGAGCAGGTGGACGCGATCCTGAAAGACATACCCTTCATTGTTCAGGGCGGCCGGGCGACTTTCGAATTGAAGGTCTGCGGGCTGATCGCGCTGTTTGCCTATTCCTTCTTCAAGTTCGGCTGGTCCTATCGGCTCTTCAACTATTGCACCATTCTCTTTGGCGCCATCCCGATGACCGACGAGGCGCGCGAGCATCCGGCGCGCACCATGGCCGCGGCTGAGCGTGCGATCCAGATGAACATCATCGCCGCCAGCCACTTCAACATGGGCTTGAGGGCGATCTTCTACTCGATCGGCTATCTCGGCTGGTTTGTCAGCCCCTGGATCTTCATGCTGGCATCGGGCACGGTCTTCGTGGTGCTGATCCGGCGACAATATTTCTCGGAGGCGCGCCGCGCGCTTCTGAACGATCTGGCCGACTGACCGACAGGGCTTCAAGGAGACCGGGGACAACCTGCTGCCGGTCATGAAATCGCCGCCTTTGCACGATGAGCCACGGCCACGAGCGCAGGCCGCAGACATCGCGGCGATCAGTACGACCGATGGAGGACGACGCGTGCCAGACAGCATTCCGGACAACGCGCAGACTTCGCCCGAGATCACCCGCGCACGGCCCCGCCTGCTCTGGCTGGACGCGTTCCGCGGTCTGGCGCTCATCGCCATGGCGTCCTACCACTTCAGCTGGGACCTGGAATTCTTCGGCTATCTCGCGCCGGGCACCTCCACCGAAGGTTTTTTGCGGTTCTACGCCCGCTCGATCGCCTCTACTTTCCTTTTCCTCGCCGGCTTCAGCCTCGTGCTCGCGCACTACCCGAAACTGCGCGTTGAGGCTTTCCTGCGCCGCTTCGCGGTG from Rhizobium glycinendophyticum includes:
- a CDS encoding L-serine ammonia-lyase codes for the protein MFLSVFDVFKIGVGPSSSHTMGPMTAANRFLDLILSDQWPRPAGAHVAALKASLHGSLAYTGIGHGTGNAVIIGLMGEAPDSIDPDRMEGIIAEVERTGRVTPPGHPSYYFQPKDDLVYDKKTPLSGHANGMRLSALDKDGRVLLTQIYYSIGGGFVVTDTELLALQKQKKQASSQKVPYPFASAKEMLAMAASSGLTIAQMKRANEEVVRSREDLDAGLDRIWDAMLSCIDRGLRQDGQLPGGLKVRRRAKSIHDKLQEEWRSNRLNPVLANDWLSVYAMAVNEENAAGGRVVTSPTNGAAGVVPATIRYYLHFHPDADQDGIRDYLLTAAAIGGIIKHNASISGAEVGCQGEVGSASAMAAAGLAAVMGGTPEQIENAAEIALEHHLGMTCDPVAGLVQVPCIERNALGAVKAVTAASLALKGDGVHFVPLDAAIETMRQTGNDMNEKYKETSLGGLAVNVVEC
- a CDS encoding DUF599 domain-containing protein; amino-acid sequence: MLVADYAALALFVLLWVAYAWITGSRRILSRTSLTKAMAERRRDWILNSLNRDLKMIDTQIMGGLQNGTAFFASTTIFAIGGCFALLGATEQVDAILKDIPFIVQGGRATFELKVCGLIALFAYSFFKFGWSYRLFNYCTILFGAIPMTDEAREHPARTMAAAERAIQMNIIAASHFNMGLRAIFYSIGYLGWFVSPWIFMLASGTVFVVLIRRQYFSEARRALLNDLAD